The stretch of DNA catctctttcagcactttcagactaaggatctgggcagattgaagtattttctaggtattgaggtcgctcagtctagttcaggtattgttatttcacagcggaagtatgccttagacattcttgaggagactggaatgatgagttgcagacctattgactctcttatggatccgaatgctaagcttcccccctggacagggggagcctcttagagaccctacgagatataggaggttggttgaaaaattgaattacctcacagtgactagacctgacatctcttttccggtgagtgttgtaagtcagtttatggattctccctgtgatagtcactgggatgcagttgttcgcattcttcggtatataaagtcagctccaggcaaaggattactattcgaggatcgaggccacgagcagattgttgggtacacagatgctgattgggcaggatcaccttttgatagacgttctacgtctggatattgtgttctagtaggaggtaatttggtctcgtggaagagcaagaaacagaatgtagttgctcgatctagcgccgaagccgaatatcgggtcatggctatggcgacgtgtgagttagtttgggtcaagcagttgctcaaggagttaaagttcggagaaatcagcaagatggaactagtgtgtgataaccaagctgctcttcatattgcgtcaaatccggtgttccatgagaggactaaacacattgagatcgactgtcactttgtcagagaaaaaatactttcaggagatattgttacaaagtttgtaaagtcgaatgatcaactagcagatttcactaagtctcttactggttctcgtattagctacatttgtaacaagctcggtacatatgatgtgtatgcaccggcttgagggggagtgttagtttaccgatatgtatagtgtagtcttgtcccacattggaagaggagtaatatctccttgtagtgtatagctataaataggggtctcttgtattgtatttatcatttaatatcaataacatattttctcccgttccTTCTCACAGTCCCATCTCAACAAAAAATCGGAGTGAAAAATGATATTTTGTGAAAACTGGAGAAGGCGGACTAGAAATGAGTTCTATTCTCGTTTGTATTTCTTCTCTATGTTTGGGGCCCCCAAGCATGTTGAAGATTGTTTCTTATGCAATTTGTTATTTGTCTGCATGCAAAGAGGGTAAGCTTGGAAGTATGCTACTAACATTTTGCTATTGGTGCATGTGGTAGAGTATACTAGTTGAATATTCCACTCTATCTTTGATCTTGTACTAGTTTTCTTAACATTTATTTGTTGTAAaaaataattgatattatttgtTGTACGACTTGGCAATCTGCAATGACGTGAAGGAGCTTGTTTTCCTTGATTTTTGCCTTTATTATATGGAATTGAATCCATTTCTTTTTTCAGCTTCTTTCCTATTTTGTCACCAATTCTCGTTTCATCGGAAAAGCAACTCATAGTAGAAACAAACATAGGGACCACATTTTATAATTGGCTTTGTCATGGATAAAAGAGCCCCAGAACTTTTTACCAGTATGCTTTTATGAGACATGTATCAACTGTATAAATGAATGCTTCGTTACTAAAAAAATTAATTCTGCTTTGTATTTAACTGTAGGCTGCTCTTAGATTAGCACAGCTGGACAGAATTTCTGAACGCTTGTCACACCATGTCATGGAGCATTATGAAGTAATGGGTAAGAGATGTTCTTGGTGCCGTTTACTTGAATCTTCTGGAACCATTTAGACTTACTTATGCATGCCTTTGTACCAGTATTATGCAGAACTGCTTGCTTGACAGTCCCAGGTGTGGGGGATGAGAGTTGTAATAAAGGGTAAAATATTTTCATGTTTGTGATTGATTTCAGTTTTACGAGAAGAGGCAATGCTTTTGGTTGAGATTTGATAAAGTAGCAAGTGTATAGAAGAATTACCCTATAAATTTGATCGGTACTTCTCTTACTCGGAAGCCAAGTGTATAGACCCTCAATGTACATGTAATTTTTTGTTATTTGTATAAAAAAGAAATTGTTCAAGCTTTTACTTGCCTGTGAGTTAGTCACATTTCTACAGAGTCATCAGTCAAAGCTCAATCTTAACTAGCATCATTCGTATTTGATTTGTTAAGTCTTATAATGACATTAGTGGAGAGTTGTGCTTGACAATCTCTATACTCAACCTCAAATTCGTGAAAATGTTCATCATCTGGGGTGCTCGTGTAGTGTTTGGAGAAATGTTGATTGGTTATGCAACCTAACTCATGTACGGATGTTTTATACGAAGTCACTTAAGGCAGATTTAGTAATTTGATTATTAAAGACCCTTCATTAGAGTTATCCTGTGTGTGTTTTTGCACCCTCTGCATGATAAGATATTAAATATCTTTTCTAATACAGGCTCTCAAGATGGTGCTGGAAAAGGAGAATTGGCTGATATTGCCACCGGAGACAACAGAAGTGGTAAGCTTTGCTGGGCTGGTTGGTGATGGAGCAGCTTTGATAGTTTCATCTGAAACCTCTCCCAATACTCGACTGCCACGTAAATCTGTACATCCTATACAAACTGACTCGAAGAGGAATGGATTTTCAAGTTGGCTTAAGGGTGGAAACCTGTTTCTGCCAAAACTAAATGGTAGTTCGAAGGAATACTTGGGACTCTTGTTTGCTTAATGGATCTGCAACGCAAGAAAGTGGAAACTCCAATGAAGATTCTTTTGATAAAAATTCTTCTTTGACAAACAGTGACGTAAATCATGTCAAGGGGAATGCTTCTTTATCTGAAAATGAAAATGAAGATCTTCATGCTGATTTTATTGACGAAGATAGCCAATTACCTAGCCGGATTGCTAAACCTGGTCATTCAAGAAATCGCTCTTAACATTGGAACAATGAACAAATAAAAGCACAAACAGGATCATCACTTAGCCTCCTGAGGTAAATACTGGTCATACTTGGATATgctgatgatgatggtgatgaaTTCTGTCAAGCTGAACATAAATGCAACACAGGCTATTGGATAAATGTGCGAGGTTgattcagaagttagagattgtTAATGTTGAGTTTTTAAGGTACTTTTATTGCCTTTAGATGACATTGATCTCCAATAAATATTTGTTCTGCCTGGTGATTTTCTTTTgtattcttttcttctttttgaatataatttcCTCAACAGGGGTTTTGACAATTGTTTGGGATCTTCTTTCACTTTGTCTTTGAGACCTTTGGTCAGCAAAGTACTCATCCTAGTGGAAAGGCTGTGACTGACACTGTCGTGTAAGTAATTTTATTCATTCACTTCCTCCCATAGTTTCAAACgaattaataaatattcattcttttattgcattttttaaaaatcttttcCTCCATTCAATTTTCTTGTAAGATATTAAATATTTTGCCTGCCTTTTGTCCTTTATAAAGCCCTGTTTCTCTCATGGTCCCCAGATAGGCTTAAGACTGCAttatcacaaataacacaggATTGTGACCAATGGATGAAACCCCAGTCTCAATCATTTTCCTCCCCTCCTCCCTccagaaggggagccttggcgtaaccagtattttaaaaggcgttttcggggcgaggcacaccaaaaacgccccggggtgatggtgtggggcgaaagtctcaagaggcgtacgcccagcaattcggggtgtacgcccgggcgttcggggcgagTTTTTTTAGTAAGGCGTAAACCCCAgagattttttcaaattaaaacaaaatttgttgaataagtccttcatataatacccaaattttcaaaattcagcttggtaattaatcaaaagttttaaaaaggaattgaaatgtattaaatttaaaagtcaagactttttttttattgattgaagccccaattcatggtctttcccaattctttatcttgtctgctagtttgctaatatctcccaaaagcaacgaatattcaatttttttttttacaaatacaaatagAACTCCattcttcttcatagcagcaagttcaaattgaaggttagtcatcatttttgttcctccatgtagaaaactttattcttttcgactcaagttacttgagcttctaagtagcgtataatagattgttttgactaattttttgtagtcaaaacaatctataatatatatatatatatatatatatatatatatatatatatatatatatatatttcacatatttatagttttcttcattttttatacaattttacctgtttataaatatttactgtaattatattattttataaaatattaaaaattaaatacctatggggcttacgcctcgccgaggcatatgtaaaacacctcgccttacgcccacgccttttaaaacactgggcgtacctggtaaagttgctgtcatgtgaccaggaggtcacgggttcaagccgtggaaacagactcttgcagaaatgcagggtaaggctgcgtacaatagacccttgtggtccggccctacACCGGAtctcgcgcatagcgggagctttagtgcaccgggctgcccttttgcCTCCCTCCAGTTCAAGCACATCATTTTCTCACATGGATGTCACTCCTACCAGCCTGCCAAGTTACTTAACTGGTGCATCCTTGGGACTGAAGGTACTTCTGTACAAAAGTTATGGTTTATGGGATGTTTTGTTTCCGAATGTCTGGTCCACTTAGATAATTGAACGGGTACTGGTATTGCTACTTGCTTGGTCAATTGAGATGTTGCTTGCTCTCTGACCTTTCTCCTCAATTCTTGCTAGACAAGTGGGTTGGGATGTTCTTGGAGAATACAAAAAATGAACTTATAATTTCATCTCCATCTTAAAGCCCCATGATCAAATTGGGTCCAATATTTGGCGTGTCTTGATATGTATGCTTTACCTTTCTTCCTCTTATGTGTCTAAACTACTACAGGCTTCATTTTACCTTGAACCGTCAAATGGACGGCAACGAATACTGATGTGTTAAAATCTACTCCCTTCATTTGTGTAGTCCTTTCCTCATAAAGAGCTCTAAATCATGAAAACTTAATATACCCATCACTAGTGAGCTTACAGTTGAATTTTCCTAATTTCATATCCATCTTAAAGCTTCATGATCAAGTTGCTATCCGATATTTGGCATGTCTTGATATCAGTGCTTCACCTTACTGCTGGCTTCATTTTACCTAGATTTATTTCATTTAGATTAACACTGAAATCCTGATTATCATTCAAATGAGTGTGGGAAGGTTCTTTTTTTCAAATTATTGTAAAGAACAATATACCAACTAAACAACCATAAAAACCACATCCTTCGATTCAGTAGAATTACAAGGAGAAAGGAAGAGTTTCTCTACTGTCTTGATGCTTTCTTCCCCACAAGGATCCTATCCTAACTTCTTCACAGGAAAACATTTTtggggaaacaaacttagaaaatGATTAAGGTAGAGGCAGACCACCTCTCACCGAAACAATGACGCATTTTCTCTTGTATATCCAAGCAATTCCAGTGTCTAGTTTTCAAATTCCAACTTCGGAATTCATTTCAAATTATAATTGACTGTATCTTATATAGTCAATTTGTGATAGATTTCCTCAGTTGCATTGATTCTATGAACTGAAACCTGTTGCTTCATCTGTGAGTTATGTGCATTCCTTTTCAATCTGTATCCTTATAAAGTTCCTGCTGTTGTTTCTTCTTTTCGCCTTCTGAACAGAATTAACTATAACATGATGGCATAGTAATTAGGTGTTTATATGTTCACAAACTTATTGAGTTCATAATTTCTTTATGTTTGTGTTTGTTTGATCAAGCTGGAAACACAGTTGCCAGTATCTTACGATATGCAAATACTGATTGTATCATTTGACGTATCGTTCCAATTTGTATCTTATGATTTCTATACATATCTTAAAATTCTTGTACAATATAATTCAGGTTATGCCAACTGAGAATGAGATGTTCTGCAAAATAATCGGGTGGGCAGTTTTCAAAGTGAAGACTTGATTCACAGAATCCACATGTAAATCTGGGACTTCTGTCTAGTTTTCCAGGGAGGATATCTAAGCTGTCACTGATGCTTGGATGCTGAGAATCTCTTCAAAGATGATTTTTTTGGGTATAACATTCGATATCCTGTACTATCGCTGTGTAGGGCCATTAAATGGGAAAGCGCTTCCTACCAGGAATCATTCAGGACTAAGGCTGTCCAAGGGGACGggccgtcccgtcccatcccgtcccgtcccacttaattctaaacgggatgggcccatgttaaacgggacacgggatggcTATTTTGTCCCGTTTGTCCCGTATCGCgtcctattttttttttgtgcattatatacaagaaacttataatcctacttttcaaggttttcctaagaccacagttagaaattatgtttttaaatttcaaaccgaatatcttccgtatattcgttgtgtattttttcacttagattgtatAGTGTCTATCACATAtgatataggtcgtagtcctaatggttgtgattatttaactgttatatgtcattgggttgatcatcactggaacatgcaaaaatgtattattggttataaatttgttgattcaaaatacactggagcatatattgcaactattGTTCTAtaaattattgatttttatggactcattgataaaattttaactatcaccttagataatgcttctgctaagTGCTAACACAACTGCAGCAACTAGCTTAATGAAATGATTACAAATTTAATCCAACTTATGTgccggccattaatgaaatgattgcaaaattttaaaagtattttttcttattccccaagtttatttaatttttattatacttaacccatctttaaaattaagaggtgcaaatggactttttcgtaaaatttatgagaatttaacaattcaaaaaaataaacaaccatctctcgaaaattgccaagctaacatatattcttatgttagattaatgtttgataaatataaatctatggaaacaacaggtggtgaaactagggaagaagaagaagaatacaatgagatacttagcactgggagctatgacggcatggaactcatggaacatcaatcaacattgccaattccagaagaatgtccgagagaaattatagataagttacaatgaagttatataggagcttacaaatattagtatgataatttgtaattggctactaagaggtctagttcaaacagaacccttcctagaaggtggctgcgtagattaggtgctcttcaaaagaattatatttgtatgtgagatttgaaagttctattaataaaataaaaggctctaagcgtttaattttttttatgaattgtcttacactcttacttagttacttaatggcttgaaattataataaataaattttaactctattataaatttataattactagaatatttcattacaagtcttttgttttaatattttataattttttacttagtttcctaattttcgtttaatttttaagtttattaaataagtgaaaaaactagttgttgcaaattttaaaaacttagtcattgtcaaaagaatagacgttgccaaactcaatgtttaaataattttttttttaaacggcacttaaggcccgcgaatccgtcccgtcccgtcccgtcccgtcccgtcccatcccgtttgttagcgggacgggatgggcctaccgtctgTCCCGTCCCGTTCCGTCCCGTCTCGTCCCGTTTGTTAGCAGGACGGGATGGGCTTaccgtttcgtcccgtttgtcccgtcccgtgTCGTCCCGTCCCGGCTAAATATCGTCCTGTCCTGTTCTGTCCCATTAattttgtcccgtcccgtcccgtcccgttggacaaccATATTCATGACTAAAACTCGAGACCTCTGGTTTAGAATTAATCGATTCCATTCATCCTACAATATCCCTTGGTGGTAAAAGAGTAGATGCCAACTAGGAAAAATATGAGCTCAATGCTTCACCTAAGTGCGTTTTCCTATGATGTAACAGGAGTGGAAAACATTCtgtttagaaaaatattttacttGGGGCAACAATTTTGGAGATAATTTCTTTGTGTTGGATGATATTATTTTACTTTGGACATATTTTTTTAGAGAATCTCATTTTCGGTGCAGATCCTACATAAATTAGGTCTAGGATTTGAAGTTAGTGTAGGTAAATAAAGACATTAAGTGTTCGTCTCAActattaaaatttattaatataGTCAAATTTTACAATACAAAGTTTCTTCTAAacatctttatttaattaatctcGATTCATAGATATTTATATGTATTAAGATAAGAATTTTGAAATTTGTTCttaaatattgtataatattTTCAGACTATTAAATCACTTAAAAGTAAATGGTGAGTGATATTTTACAATAGATATTgtataaaaatctttcaaaatgttaaagttaaagcttttaaattataattatcaatgaAATATTTTTGCTGATATATAAAAATAAGTAGATGCACACCCAatcgcttaaattaaaaataaccgAGTAATTCAtgaataatatatgtataaccatgtataataaataatatgtaaTCAAATATAAACTGGACAAGAAAAGTAAATAGTGATTTCAACCAGCTACTTATCTAAAGATCCCTTTTTTTCACACTCAATAAAACTGAAAAGTTCGCCAGGGCTAGAAGCACAAGGTTCAAAATTCGGTAAATAATCACGcacctctacccttctccactaaAATACTAGTCAACCCGTAACATGTGCTTAACGCACACCACGGATAACGCTCATGCCACTAGACCAGAACCCTAAGAGAAAATAAAACAAAGATTTTAGGATAAAGAAAGAAAGTAACAAGTCCATCATTTACCATATTTATGGTTTTCTCCGGTCAAACCACCAGCAATACCTGttttggaaaatttcattttGGCAAGTGCCACAAAATCATTGCATCCACAATTTAGAAGCCATGAAAGAGGACAAAAAGCAACAACCATAAGCTTCTTCAAGTCTACATGGTTAAAACAATTTAGTGTTCTTTTTCTTATTTCCACCAAGTGAAGTTGGGAGTGGCCCTGAACTGGCAACCAACTTATAAAATATCATTTGTGAGTTAAATCTACTTATCCACCAAGCCGGCTTGCTTCTTAACTCTGCGAGCACATTCTGCAAAATTTTGAACCACATTAGCACAATTTAGGGGATCCTTTTCGTGTTCCTTGTAGCATTTCACACAAGCATCTCTCTCATCCAAGCAGGGGATAGGCTTTTGATTCGGAAGCTTGAACTCCTTATCATGTAGATCCTTCGCCTTCTGTGTCACTTCTTGCAACATATTTTCCTCCTGTTTCTGCAACTTCTCCAAAACCTTCTCACTCTCTTTGAGGACAGATCGAATAGCTTCTAATTCTGCGATTGCAGGTTGAGGTTGAGGCGGGACTGGCATGAACAAAGGAGGCTGAACAGGCCATCCTGTAGCAGCAGGCCCCTTCACTGCGTCAGGATCACTAGAGATTGGCTTCTGATGCACATTAGCATGCGCTGTTTTGTTCTCTCTTTGTATCTTTGTTTTTGGCTTCCTTGTTCTTTTCTTCAGTTTTTCACCATCATCAGCAAGTTGTTTGACTAAATTGCTGCTGATCTGTATAGTGAATGATTCACCCATGACGACAGCAACTCTTCACAAGTAAAATAAATCAATTCATTAGTCATATAAATTGACAACTTGAGGCAATATGAGAAAATTTGCATCTCAATAAAGGCAAAAGGCAACATAATGTTAAAACAAATGCAGCAGTAAATCATACAGATTCAGCATGACGTACTTCTGGAACACTTACTCTTCTTTTCTTATGTTAAGTTTTCATTACGAAGAGAGTAACTAACCAATCAATATAAGTGCAGGATTGTTCAAACCCAGTGTCACCAGATTGCAGGATTGATTCATGTGGTTGTATATGTATGTATAAACAGTCTTAAACAAACGCTAGACAACAAAATCTTTAAAATATATATCCAAAAACATTTACTAATAAGAAAGACCAAGCACATGCAAAAGTAAATATGATAGGCCACTGAAAAAAGAAACAGGGAAATCTAATTGATTCAGTTAGAAATAATATAGTAATCCGACAAGGAGACTCTTCAGCTCCGCTTCACAGTAGATAAAACGGGATATAGGAAAGAATGTCAACAACAAGAAATCATAACCCAAAACAAATATGTTCTAAACTGAAATGGGAGGTCAGAGTTgtaagcagaataaaaacaatcTGACAACAAAAGTGAACATACAGTGCAACTAAATGCACAGATGGATCTCAGGAAAGTGGCAAACAGAAATGCAAACTTAAGGTTATTTTTCCTTCGGGTGGATGTTTTTCAGTGGTGACAGGAAACATGAAAAGAGCTAGGGAGGTCAACTTTTTGTTTGGACGGAGGCATGGGAACCAAAGAGGAAAAACTGAGGCAAAGGAAACTAATACATTCCTAGGTGCTTCTTATGTACAGAGACTAGGGAGAATGTCAACCATCTCACGATCCACTCAAAGTTAAACTCGAATAACAAGAGTGGCCAAAAAGAATTCAGGCTGGAAATCGAGGCAGGAAATCGAGGGCAGcgcctggacagaaactttaagttataaaaagggacttcgtcccattttccatttttgacaaattggagctcggggagaggcgatttttgagaaattttcaaaggaaaaatatcggggtaagtgattctaactcggatttggtcaatatacacaaatatatcattgttttcatcatttaattagtgttctgagatgaaaatttggagaAGATTGTAGAAATTTgataaaacgaatttttgagatttcgatgtcgattcggagtcggatttgagtgaaactagtatggttggactcgtaattgaatgggttgtcggattttgtgagtttcgtcggattcggggccatgggccccacgggagatttttgggttaaatttcggattttgttagaaaattgtattttcttatggaattaattccaataatttgtattgactgaatcgaattaattgtgactagatacgaggatttcggaggccaattcgcgaggcaaaggcacaacggagtaaataatttcacggttcgaggtaagtatcttacctaacgtTGAGTGGGGGAAATACTCCTTAGGCactgagtcttatgtgcaaattgtgtaattgaaaaccatgtacgcgaggtgacgagtacgtacttggtttatatgtgcaaattacattggttgaaattcgtaggcacccttatgtattaaattggaaaattgttggaatatagtaaatccttgtttgttgaatttgtttttatatgataatttagtgtgattgccaccttgatttttatgtgaatcatgtgtttttgttgagttgatatttcttggagataatttcattatggattattcacttgcaaataatttattaaataatttttaaaggaGGCATTAATCTAATTGCCAaaattttggattaaagaaggcgttgttacttgatgaattattttccagTTCATGTTGAGGAAAttagtattgagttataaaggccgtaaatcatATTAAGGTAAagttttaaattgtgaaatattattttgttgagttgttcactcccgggcatttttgttaagatttgtgcacattatggtcaagCCATggactccttattgtggaaattaatgtattgttgatttctgtggcaagttgtgatatttgagtacttgatgtgaaatttgtgatatattgtgataattgagcacttgaggtgcaatttatgagatgttgtgataATGACgcgtgatattgttgagaggtACCTTTGGGTATTTTTCTGGGGACGCGCTGTTCAAGTTGAgttttgcacgaggtttctgccgtgctattattactattgatatatgcacatgcggcgtgacaaggcgggctatatatgtgggtttgcgcatgtggcgagacaagatgggaatattattatgcgcgtgcggcgagataaggcggacatttactttattattgcgcatgtgcgcgagacaaggtgggttatgTCGGGAATTGAATTATGATGGCCCAgaggcattgttgttgttgatatttatgatttaggactacgaggcagtatctcgggagtgccctttttgttgatatttctctatgattgcacttgcctttggttattttttttttttcgtaATATGTAAATTCATGTGTTCTCCGTGatatattatttgacttaatattaagtgttttgtattgctTGTAgtgttgtgttggctttggctttttcgtacgagacttttgaggatttgtatttctggtttgtacttgttcttgatgattgatttgatttaaataaaaaaaattactattatatttaatttgataagtt from Nicotiana tomentosiformis chromosome 11, ASM39032v3, whole genome shotgun sequence encodes:
- the LOC104087079 gene encoding uncharacterized protein, coding for MGESFTIQISSNLVKQLADDGEKLKKRTRKPKTKIQRENKTAHANVHQKPISSDPDAVKGPAATGWPVQPPLFMPVPPQPQPAIAELEAIRSVLKESEKVLEKLQKQEENMLQEVTQKAKDLHDKEFKLPNQKPIPCLDERDACVKCYKEHEKDPLNCANVVQNFAECARRVKKQAGLVDK